The Stenotrophomonas maltophilia genome includes a region encoding these proteins:
- a CDS encoding response regulator transcription factor, producing the protein MRKPAAPAIDPAPIVYVVDDDPSVRAALEDLLASMGLQVRAFASTQAFLEHDLEDAPACLVLDVRMPGQSGLEFHRTMGSHGLQLPVVFITGHGDIAMGVNAIKDGAIEFLTKPFRDQELLDAIHKGIEIDRQRRRDGEALGALQLRWDTLNAGEREVVDGVVRGRLNKQIASDLGVSEITVKVRRAQVMRKMGARTLVDLVRMYDRLQTGSA; encoded by the coding sequence ATGCGTAAGCCCGCTGCCCCAGCCATCGACCCAGCGCCCATCGTCTACGTGGTCGACGACGATCCGTCGGTGCGTGCCGCACTGGAAGACCTGCTGGCCTCGATGGGCCTGCAGGTGCGCGCCTTCGCCTCCACCCAGGCCTTCCTCGAACACGACCTGGAGGACGCGCCGGCGTGCCTGGTGCTGGACGTGCGCATGCCCGGCCAGAGCGGCCTCGAATTCCATCGCACGATGGGCAGCCACGGCCTGCAGCTGCCGGTGGTGTTCATCACCGGCCACGGCGACATCGCCATGGGCGTCAACGCAATCAAGGATGGCGCCATCGAATTCCTGACCAAGCCCTTCCGTGACCAGGAGCTGCTCGATGCCATCCACAAGGGCATCGAGATCGACCGCCAGCGCCGCCGCGACGGCGAGGCACTCGGCGCGCTGCAGCTACGCTGGGACACCCTCAATGCCGGCGAGCGCGAGGTGGTCGATGGCGTGGTACGCGGCCGGCTCAACAAGCAGATTGCCAGCGACCTCGGGGTCAGCGAGATCACGGTGAAGGTGCGCCGCGCGCAGGTGATGCGCAAGATGGGCGCGCGCACCCTGGTTGACCTGGTACGCATGTACGACCGCCTGCAGACGGGCAGCGCTTGA
- a CDS encoding DUF3224 domain-containing protein, which translates to MQGEARGTFEVNLLPIGGNDGPIGVMSIDKVFHGDLQGSSVGQMLAFRSPVQGSAGYVAMERVTATLAGRQGGFTLQHNGLMTRGTPQLSVVVVPDSGSEGLLGLCGTLEIIISEGRHDYRLVYALPEPE; encoded by the coding sequence ATGCAGGGCGAAGCGCGCGGAACCTTTGAAGTGAACCTGCTGCCGATCGGTGGCAACGACGGCCCGATCGGGGTGATGTCGATCGACAAGGTCTTCCATGGTGACTTGCAGGGCAGCAGTGTCGGCCAGATGCTGGCCTTCCGCAGCCCGGTGCAGGGCTCGGCCGGCTACGTGGCGATGGAGCGGGTGACGGCCACGCTGGCCGGGCGCCAGGGCGGGTTCACCCTGCAGCACAACGGGTTGATGACCCGTGGCACGCCGCAGCTGAGCGTGGTGGTGGTGCCGGATTCGGGCAGTGAAGGACTGCTCGGTCTGTGCGGCACACTGGAGATCATCATCAGTGAAGGCCGCCACGATTACCGGTTGGTTTACGCGCTGCCGGAGCCGGAATAG
- a CDS encoding EamA family transporter, giving the protein MQNIPQWLIWAGLSAVFAALTALFAKVGVKGVDSDLAMAIRTLVVAAVILPLVVITGKWSNPLLLPGRTQLFLVLSALATGASWLFYFRALQSGELAKVAVVDKFSVVLVIVLAYLLLGERPTLREWSGIGLVLAGVIVLATKK; this is encoded by the coding sequence GTGCAGAACATACCGCAGTGGTTGATCTGGGCTGGATTGTCTGCCGTGTTCGCAGCGCTGACCGCGCTGTTCGCCAAGGTTGGGGTCAAGGGCGTCGACTCGGACCTGGCCATGGCGATCCGCACCCTGGTGGTGGCCGCGGTGATCCTGCCGCTGGTGGTGATCACCGGCAAATGGTCCAATCCGTTGCTGCTGCCGGGCCGCACCCAGCTGTTCCTGGTGCTGTCGGCATTGGCCACCGGCGCTTCGTGGCTGTTCTACTTCCGCGCGCTGCAGAGTGGTGAGCTGGCCAAGGTCGCAGTGGTCGACAAATTCAGTGTGGTGCTGGTGATCGTGCTGGCCTACCTGCTGCTGGGCGAACGTCCGACCCTGCGGGAGTGGAGCGGCATCGGCCTGGTTCTGGCCGGGGTGATCGTACTGGCGACGAAGAAGTAG